From a region of the Candidatus Rhabdochlamydia porcellionis genome:
- a CDS encoding amino acid permease gives MSKQLFIKKSLKDLLSQASQPNRGLTRSLGPVNLTAMGVGAIIGAGIFVLTGQAAAQYAGPGIFISFILAAMICVFAALCYAEFASLIPIAGSAYTYAYVTMGELTAWIIGWGLTMEYLFSAATVSVGWSGYFVSLLKDFGMQLPSFLASSPLSYEIGIGWETTGAIMNLPAMFIVAVMGALVSVGIKAAAGFNNLMVIIKMGVILLFIGCGIAFINLDHLIPFIPENTGEFGVYGFSGILRGAGVVFFAFIGFDALSTLAQDARNPQKDLPIGMLGSLSISTLAYIAIGVILLGIVPYTMLDVPDPLAVAVNALGPKFIWLRLVLKFAILAGLTSVVLVMILGQSRIFYTMANDGLLPKPFSQISKRFHTPFFTSIIVTLIAMILAGIFPVGILGQLTSMGALLAFTIVCFGILILRYKQPLLHRPFKTPFVPWIPLAGTLCCIIQMLAFPAVSWWQMFVWMVIGCIIYFAYGIKNSKIRQPVKK, from the coding sequence ATGTCTAAGCAATTATTTATCAAAAAATCTTTAAAAGATTTATTAAGTCAAGCCTCGCAACCTAACCGTGGTCTTACGCGCTCTTTAGGACCGGTTAATTTAACAGCAATGGGAGTAGGGGCCATCATAGGTGCTGGAATTTTTGTATTAACAGGACAAGCAGCAGCTCAATATGCAGGTCCTGGAATTTTTATTTCATTTATTTTAGCAGCGATGATTTGTGTTTTTGCAGCTCTTTGCTATGCAGAATTTGCTTCTTTAATTCCTATTGCAGGAAGCGCTTATACTTATGCGTATGTTACCATGGGAGAATTAACGGCCTGGATCATTGGTTGGGGTTTAACCATGGAATACTTATTTTCTGCGGCAACTGTTTCCGTAGGATGGTCCGGATATTTTGTGAGCTTGTTAAAAGATTTTGGAATGCAATTGCCCTCTTTTTTAGCTAGTTCTCCACTAAGCTATGAAATAGGAATAGGGTGGGAAACAACCGGAGCTATTATGAATCTTCCTGCCATGTTCATTGTTGCTGTCATGGGAGCTTTGGTTTCCGTTGGAATTAAAGCGGCTGCTGGCTTCAATAACTTAATGGTAATTATCAAAATGGGAGTGATCTTGCTATTTATTGGCTGTGGGATTGCTTTCATCAATTTAGATCATTTAATACCATTTATTCCAGAGAATACGGGGGAATTTGGAGTATATGGATTTAGTGGTATTTTGCGTGGAGCTGGGGTTGTCTTTTTTGCTTTTATCGGTTTTGATGCTCTTTCTACTCTAGCGCAAGACGCACGTAATCCACAAAAAGACCTACCAATAGGGATGTTAGGATCGCTTAGCATATCTACTCTTGCATATATTGCTATTGGAGTTATTCTACTTGGCATCGTGCCCTACACTATGCTAGATGTTCCAGATCCTCTTGCAGTAGCTGTAAATGCTTTAGGCCCTAAATTTATTTGGCTGCGTTTAGTTCTTAAATTTGCTATTTTAGCAGGTTTAACCTCTGTTGTGTTAGTTATGATCTTAGGGCAATCTCGTATTTTTTATACAATGGCAAATGATGGGTTATTGCCTAAACCTTTTAGTCAGATCAGTAAAAGGTTTCATACTCCATTTTTTACTTCTATTATAGTCACTCTTATAGCTATGATCTTAGCAGGGATTTTCCCAGTAGGTATTTTGGGTCAGTTGACTTCAATGGGAGCTCTTTTGGCCTTTACTATTGTTTGCTTTGGTATTTTGATCCTGCGCTATAAACAACCTTTATTACATCGTCCGTTTAAAACTCCTTTTGTGCCTTGGATTCCTCTAGCAGGTACTTTATGTTGTATTATTCAGATGTTAGCTTTCCCAGCTGTTAGTTGGTGGCAGATGTTTGTTTGGATGGTGATAGGATGTATTATTTATTTTGCCTATGGTATAAAAAATAGTAAAATCCGTCAGCCGGTTAAAAAATAA
- the mnmA gene encoding tRNA 2-thiouridine(34) synthase MnmA produces MKKIVVVGMSGGVDSSVAALLLKAKGYQVIGLFMKNWDEKDEKGTCLSSSDFEDVQRVCAQIDIPCYTVNFVKEYQESVFSHFLTELKKGYTPNPDILCNREIKFKVFLDKAMSLGADYLATGHYCTIEKEKSFYLHKGRDLNKDQSYFLYTLSQKILEKVLFPIGHLTKQEVRSIALSHNLFTAKKKDSVGICFIGKRNFKKFLLPYLGYQKGAFENTQGRILGYHDGLAYYTIGQRKGLKIGGAGDAWFVVAKDIKRNVIIVEQGLDHPSLYQSELIATDLSWIANFPFQTPYPCSAKIRYRQKDQACIIEKISEGKAFVRFLEPQRAITPRQSIVFYTGNRCLGGGMIEPEAILRL; encoded by the coding sequence ATGAAAAAAATAGTTGTTGTTGGGATGTCTGGAGGAGTAGACTCCTCTGTTGCAGCCTTGTTGCTTAAAGCAAAGGGTTATCAAGTCATAGGCCTTTTCATGAAGAATTGGGATGAAAAAGATGAAAAAGGCACCTGTCTTTCGTCTTCTGATTTCGAAGATGTCCAAAGAGTTTGTGCACAGATCGATATCCCTTGCTATACGGTAAACTTTGTCAAAGAGTATCAAGAATCTGTCTTTTCTCATTTCCTTACTGAATTAAAAAAAGGTTATACTCCAAATCCAGATATTCTCTGTAACCGAGAAATTAAATTTAAGGTTTTTCTTGATAAAGCAATGAGTCTTGGCGCTGATTACCTGGCAACTGGCCACTACTGTACCATAGAAAAAGAAAAGTCCTTTTACCTACATAAAGGCCGAGACCTTAATAAAGATCAAAGCTATTTTCTTTATACCCTTTCACAAAAGATATTAGAAAAAGTCCTCTTTCCGATTGGACACCTAACTAAACAAGAAGTGCGCTCAATTGCATTATCGCATAATCTCTTCACAGCCAAAAAAAAAGATAGCGTAGGGATCTGTTTTATTGGCAAACGCAACTTCAAAAAATTCCTTCTTCCTTATCTTGGTTATCAAAAAGGTGCATTTGAAAATACGCAAGGACGAATTTTGGGTTATCATGATGGTCTTGCTTATTATACAATTGGCCAACGTAAAGGATTAAAAATTGGAGGAGCTGGCGATGCTTGGTTTGTTGTTGCCAAAGATATCAAACGCAATGTCATTATTGTCGAGCAAGGCTTAGACCATCCCAGCCTTTATCAATCAGAGCTTATTGCAACAGATTTAAGCTGGATAGCAAATTTTCCCTTTCAAACACCTTATCCTTGCTCTGCTAAAATCCGTTACCGACAAAAAGATCAAGCTTGTATCATTGAAAAAATCTCCGAGGGAAAAGCTTTTGTACGCTTCTTAGAACCTCAAAGAGCCATTACTCCTAGACAATCGATTGTATTCTATACTGGTAATCGTTGCCTAGGTGGTGGGATGATTGAGCCAGAAGCTATTTTAAGGCTTTAG
- a CDS encoding Fic family protein, with protein sequence MDDWLEIYQPNSSFYTPLELRLQLHKAGKRSTLSVPAGTYAHQIFNRLLIDLSYNSSRLEGNTYSLLDTKKLILEGISPEGKLDEEKIMILNHKEAICYLVDTAPRLEIDKETICTLHFLLSDGLLEVARHAGKVRDHGVRIGGSVYIPFEDSKQLKMRLDRITKKAALIKDPYEQSLFLLIHISYLQAFADVNKRTARLSANIPLIKNNLVPLSFSDVERNDYTSAMIAVYELQNVHPILDLYVFSYMRTCALYDSTVKTINYDEIRVRYRQQRRIIISHIITYNLAGRSLHKYISTQTSKLIKKEDQTPFIEDVMEDLKEIDESRIVGLGITKDQLKNWLNLNQANQKKIHEILKV encoded by the coding sequence ATGGACGATTGGCTTGAGATTTACCAGCCAAATAGCAGTTTTTATACTCCATTAGAACTGAGATTACAGTTACATAAAGCAGGAAAGCGCTCTACCCTTTCAGTACCAGCTGGGACCTATGCACATCAAATTTTTAACCGCCTCCTTATCGATCTTTCCTATAATTCTTCTAGATTAGAAGGTAATACATATTCATTATTAGATACAAAAAAACTCATTCTTGAAGGAATAAGCCCCGAAGGGAAGCTTGACGAAGAGAAAATTATGATTCTCAATCACAAAGAAGCTATTTGCTATTTAGTGGATACAGCTCCTCGATTAGAAATAGATAAAGAAACTATTTGCACACTACACTTTCTTCTCTCAGATGGATTGTTAGAAGTTGCTCGACATGCAGGAAAAGTCAGGGATCATGGAGTTCGCATAGGAGGTTCTGTCTATATTCCTTTTGAAGACTCCAAGCAATTAAAAATGCGCCTTGATCGTATCACTAAAAAGGCTGCACTGATTAAAGATCCATATGAGCAAAGTTTATTCTTGCTTATACATATCTCCTATTTACAAGCATTTGCAGATGTAAATAAACGCACCGCCCGCCTTAGTGCTAACATTCCTCTGATTAAAAATAACCTTGTTCCTTTATCATTTAGTGATGTTGAAAGAAATGATTACACTTCAGCTATGATTGCGGTTTATGAGCTACAAAATGTACACCCAATCCTTGATTTGTATGTATTCTCTTATATGCGGACTTGTGCCTTGTATGATTCAACAGTTAAAACGATAAATTATGATGAAATACGAGTACGTTATCGACAGCAACGCCGTATTATTATCAGTCATATTATCACTTATAATTTAGCAGGAAGGTCTTTGCATAAATATATTTCTACCCAAACCTCAAAGCTAATAAAAAAAGAAGACCAAACTCCTTTTATTGAAGATGTTATGGAGGATCTTAAAGAAATAGATGAGAGTCGTATTGTTGGCCTTGGTATTACAAAAGATCAATTAAAGAACTGGCTTAATTTAAACCAAGCCAATCAAAAAAAAATACATGAAATTTTGAAAGTTTAA